The genomic window CGGATCTTCGGCAAAGAGCTTAATCAGACCCAGCAACGCATCGGCTGGTTGGGCCTCTAACGTCTCGAACATGTCTGGCCTCCCACGGTGGCGGTTCGTTTTACGTCGTGCCTTCGTCTGCTACACCCAGGCCGCCAAATCAATGCCAACCGGCACAGACTCGGCATGGGCCAGAAATCCGCGCCCCCTGCATTCCAGGCTAATCTTTTTTCGCGCCTTACGCCACCAAGAGCCGGCCTATTCGTTCCGAGCCTGAGACTGTCCGGACCGGCCCCCACCATGGCGGGCTGCAAAGCTATGGGTTGATTAATATCATGCTAAGCGCAATTGCCGCTGCCATATCGCTCTGTCTTGTCAGCCTGACGGCCCTGCCCCTGATCAAAAGCGGGCGCTGGTGGATCCGGGTTTGGGACTTTCCCCGCCAGCAACTGGGCGTGTTGCTTGCGGGTGCTCTCGTGGTCCAGCTGGCGCTGTGGCCGGATAACGCGATCGAGCAGATCATCTGCGTGGCCACCATGTTCGCCCTGGCGTGGCATCTCTGGTGGATTTTCCCCTATACGCGGCTTCGCAAAACCCAGGTCAAACCGGCCAGCCGGGGCGCAGACCCCAACCAGCGCATCCGCCTGCTCGTCGCCAACGTCTACCAATTCAATCGCAACATCCATGGCCTGTTTCGCAACATCAGCATCTTCAGCCCGGACCTGGTGCTGGTGCTCGAAGCGGACGACTGGTGGGACCGCCATCTGGCGGCTCTCAGGCACCGTTATCCGCAGGTGGTGGCCCGACCCCAGCAGAACACCTATGGCATGCTGCTGTTCTCGCGACTGGAACTGATGAGCGTCGAGGTGCGGGAACTGGTGACAAAGGGCGTGCCTTCCATCAAGGCGTTGGTCAAGCTGCGCTCCGGCAAGATCGTCGAGCTGCACTGCCTGCACCCCGAGCCGCCCTTCATCGGCTCTGACGCCTACGAACGAGATGCCGAGCTGCTGCTCGTCGCCAAGGAGACGACACGCAGCCCGCATCCGGCGATCGTCTGCGGCGATATGAATGATGTTGCCTGGTCGCGCACGTCCCGGCTGTTCCAGCGGATGAGCGGCCTGCTCGACCCCCGGATCGGGCGCGGTCTCTATTCCACCTTCGATGCCAAGCGCTGGTACGCGCGCTGGCCGCTCGACCACATATTCCACGACCGGCGCTTCCTGTTGAACCAGATCCAGGTGGGCGGAAGGATCGGGTCGGACCATTTCCCCATCTTCGTAGAGCTCATATACCAGCCGGACGCGACCGAGGCCGAGGAAACGCCCGAGACTGCAGACTCCGAGGATTACCGCGAAGCCGCCCAGAAAATCCAATCCGGCAAGGAAGCAGCGCGGGAAGCCGAGCAGGAACCGGCAACGGCAAACGTCGCCCGCCTCGGTTGATTATCCACGCCCGTGCAGCATCACACCTGCAGCGCCCTGACGAAGGGGGGGCGCAGCATTCGCTGTTGCGCTTCCTCGCCGCGCTGCAATACTCCGCCCGCAGTTGACGGGTTGCTTTGCGCGTTGTGATGCAGGCCAGTGGGGCCAGAGCGAGCTGGGAGCAAGCAGCCATGAATCTCTTCGACCTGACGGGCAAAACCGCCATTGTCACCGGCTCCTCGCGGGGAATCGGACGGGCGATTGCCGAGCAGCTGGCCGAGCATGGTGCTCAGGTGGTGATCTCATCCCGCAAGGCAGAGGCCTGCGAGAAGGTGGTAACGCACATCAACCAGACCTATGGCGAAGGCCGCGCCATCGCCGTACCGGCCAACATTTCCTCCAAGGCCGACCTGCAAAATCTCGCCGACACGGCGAGCCGAGCTTTCGGCAAGGTTGATATTCTGGTCTGCAACGCCGCCTCCAACCCCTATTACGGCCCGATGTCCGGTATTTCGGACGACCAATTCCGTAAAATTCTGGAAAATAACGTCATCGCCAACCACTGGATGATTTCCATGGTGGCCCCGCAGATGATGGAACGGCGGGATGGCTCGGTCATCCTCATTTCCTCCATCGGCGGTCTCAAGGGCTCGCCCATTATCGGAGCCTACAACATTTCCAAGGCTGCGGACTTCCAGCTGGCCCGCAACCTGGCGGTCGAGTTCGGCCCTTACAATGTGCGGGTCAATTGCATCGCCCCAGGCCTCGTGCAGACCGACTTCGCCCGCGCCCTCTGGGAAAATCCGGATACGCTGCGCGCCGCTACCGCCGACAAGCCGCTGCGGCGGATCGGCCAGCCGGACGAGATCGCGGGCGCGGCCGTATTCCTGGCCGCGCAGGCCTCCTCCTTCATGACCGGACAGACCATCGTGGTGGACGGCGGCGCCACCATCATCTGATCGTCTCGGCCCATCCTGCGCTGGCGGTCCGCCCGGAACCGCGGCTGCGCCCCATCGTTGCTCTTCTGTCCGATTTTTTTGCCCACGCCGTTGGACTATCAACGAGACATGGAGGCGGTTTATGGCTGGCGGCCCGCAGGAGTCCGGCACAAGCGATAGCACCTATGACCTCGTCAGCGTCCTCTACCACGCTCTTCAGGGGGCGGAGATGTACGAGGTGTACGCTGCCGACGCAGACGAATCCGGCGATGAAGAACTCGCCCGTTTCTTCGATCAGATCACGCAGGAAGAACGCCAGCGGGCCGAGCGGGCCAAAAAGCTGCTGGCCGGCCGGTTGAACCGCAGTTAGACGCTCACTCAAGCGCATTGGCGGACCACCCTTTTGGGTAGCTCGCAAGCGTAACGGACTACATCAATCGCGAGTCGAAATCCTATGTCGGGCGATTGTCCGCACAAATACACCACTTAAACGATTGACGCTTTAATCATTCTGATTGAAATTAACCTGTCCGTGCGTTGGCTGGGAACGGTTTGGCGCGCGAACATCTCAATACGTGAGATGGGATGAGGCATGGACAGATTGCAGGGAAAGACCGTTCTCCTGGTTGAGGATGAACCGATCGTCGCCATGCTGGTCGAGGATATGCTGGCTGGATTGGGGGTCGGCATCATTGGCCCAGCTGCCCGGCTGGAAGAAGCTATCTCCATGGCTCAAAACGAGAATTTTGATGCAGCCGTTCTGGACGTCAAGCTGGGCGGTCAGAACAGCGTTGCCGTTGCGACCGTTCTGCAGCAGCGCGCCATTCCGTACATTCTTGCGACCGGTTTTGATTCTCCCACCTCCCCGGACTATGGCCGCGACGTGCCGGTGTTGAACAAGCCCTACCTGCAGGACGATCTCGAGCGGGCGCTGGAACAGGCGCTGAGCGGTATCAACCAGCTCACCAAATAGGCGAATAAACTAGAGGGTCATGCCTTCCTGCTCTCGCAGGCTGTTGTGAATGGCGGTGGCCGCAACGGCCGCCTGTCCCATGGCAACGCTGATCTGCGCCAGGCCCTCCACCACATCCCCAGCCGCATAGACACCAGGAACATTCGTCTGCTGGCGGGAATCCACCGGCAGGCAGTTTCCCTCTCCCACCGCTGCCCCCACCATGACGGCCAGGTCGATGCGCGGCGTGCTGCCCAGCGCGGAATAGACCGTATCGAACGCCCGGGCCGCGCCGCCAGCCACAATGGCCTTGATGCGCCCCTCATCCAGCTGGATCTCATCGATGGGCGTATCGATGCATTGGATGCCGGCTTCCGCAAGCCGGGCGCGCAGACCTGAATCGGTCAAAGGCTCGCCCATCGTGACCAGGGTTATATCAGGCGTGTAGGTTCGCACGAACAGGGCCTCGGACACGCCCTTCTCGCCCCGGCCGAGAATGGCGACCTTCTGGCCGATGACCTCATAACCGTCGCAAATGGGACAATGCCGCACCAGCCCCCGGCGCACCGCCTGCTTGATATTGGGCAGGTCCGGCTCCTTGTCGATGACCCCGGTTGCCAGAAGCACGGTACGGGCGCGTAAAACTCGCCGCTCCGCCGCGCCCTCACTCGCTCCAAAGGTAATCTCCGCGCGGAAGCCCTGCCCTTCCTGCTCAAGGCGGGTCACCACACCGCGTTCCACCTGCGCGCCGTAGCGCTCCGCCTGGTTACGCATCCGCCCAAGCAGGGCTGGACCGGCGATGCCATCCGGAAAACCTGAGTGGTTGTGCGAAAGCGGAATGACCACGGCCCGGCCCTCGCATGCATCAACGACGAGGCAGCGACGGCGGAACCGGGCAAGATAGATGGCGGCAGTCAGCCCCGCCGGGCCGCCGCCCACAATCAGGCAATCAAGGGTATCAGGAGGCGAGCCTTCGCCCCCTCCATTTTGCGCCGCGCCTGCCATGGAAGCCTTGCTCCTGAACTCCAGACCTTGGCTGGAACCATTGCGAAGCCGGGCGGTTCCCCCTCCCCAGAGGGTTTGCAGGAAGGCAAAACCAATGAACACCCGCAGCTTCGCCCTGATTTTTGGCATCCTGTTCCTGGCGGCCGGCATCGCCGGTTTCATACCCGCCCTGATGGGTGATCCTGACCCGGATCACCCCGCCATGATCGTGGACCAGAATTACGGCCGGCTGTTCAACATCCTGCCCGTCAACATCCTCCACAACCTGGTGCATATCGTCTTCGGCCTGTGGGGGCTGCTCGCCTATCGCACCTTTTCGGCAGCGCGGCTTTATGCGCGGGTCGTGGCCGTGTCCTACGC from Pedomonas mirosovicensis includes these protein-coding regions:
- a CDS encoding endonuclease/exonuclease/phosphatase family protein, whose translation is MLSAIAAAISLCLVSLTALPLIKSGRWWIRVWDFPRQQLGVLLAGALVVQLALWPDNAIEQIICVATMFALAWHLWWIFPYTRLRKTQVKPASRGADPNQRIRLLVANVYQFNRNIHGLFRNISIFSPDLVLVLEADDWWDRHLAALRHRYPQVVARPQQNTYGMLLFSRLELMSVEVRELVTKGVPSIKALVKLRSGKIVELHCLHPEPPFIGSDAYERDAELLLVAKETTRSPHPAIVCGDMNDVAWSRTSRLFQRMSGLLDPRIGRGLYSTFDAKRWYARWPLDHIFHDRRFLLNQIQVGGRIGSDHFPIFVELIYQPDATEAEETPETADSEDYREAAQKIQSGKEAAREAEQEPATANVARLG
- a CDS encoding SDR family oxidoreductase translates to MNLFDLTGKTAIVTGSSRGIGRAIAEQLAEHGAQVVISSRKAEACEKVVTHINQTYGEGRAIAVPANISSKADLQNLADTASRAFGKVDILVCNAASNPYYGPMSGISDDQFRKILENNVIANHWMISMVAPQMMERRDGSVILISSIGGLKGSPIIGAYNISKAADFQLARNLAVEFGPYNVRVNCIAPGLVQTDFARALWENPDTLRAATADKPLRRIGQPDEIAGAAVFLAAQASSFMTGQTIVVDGGATII
- a CDS encoding ferritin family protein is translated as MAGGPQESGTSDSTYDLVSVLYHALQGAEMYEVYAADADESGDEELARFFDQITQEERQRAERAKKLLAGRLNRS
- a CDS encoding response regulator → MDRLQGKTVLLVEDEPIVAMLVEDMLAGLGVGIIGPAARLEEAISMAQNENFDAAVLDVKLGGQNSVAVATVLQQRAIPYILATGFDSPTSPDYGRDVPVLNKPYLQDDLERALEQALSGINQLTK
- a CDS encoding NAD(P)/FAD-dependent oxidoreductase, which gives rise to MAGAAQNGGGEGSPPDTLDCLIVGGGPAGLTAAIYLARFRRRCLVVDACEGRAVVIPLSHNHSGFPDGIAGPALLGRMRNQAERYGAQVERGVVTRLEQEGQGFRAEITFGASEGAAERRVLRARTVLLATGVIDKEPDLPNIKQAVRRGLVRHCPICDGYEVIGQKVAILGRGEKGVSEALFVRTYTPDITLVTMGEPLTDSGLRARLAEAGIQCIDTPIDEIQLDEGRIKAIVAGGAARAFDTVYSALGSTPRIDLAVMVGAAVGEGNCLPVDSRQQTNVPGVYAAGDVVEGLAQISVAMGQAAVAATAIHNSLREQEGMTL
- a CDS encoding DUF4383 domain-containing protein: MNTRSFALIFGILFLAAGIAGFIPALMGDPDPDHPAMIVDQNYGRLFNILPVNILHNLVHIVFGLWGLLAYRTFSAARLYARVVAVSYAILALFGLIPGLNTLFGLVPLFSNDVWFHALLAVIAAYFGFIHNPREDRQTAYPDAR